A genomic stretch from Lepisosteus oculatus isolate fLepOcu1 chromosome 7, fLepOcu1.hap2, whole genome shotgun sequence includes:
- the pparab gene encoding peroxisome proliferator-activated receptor alpha b gives MVDMQSQYSPPSPLGEPVLGSPLCSDFMQGVEDLQDISQSIEDDALSSFDVPECQSSGNGSGSESSTGLDVLTPASSPSSGVFGAVAGQDELSSSALNLECRVCGDRASGYHYGVHACEGCKGFFRRTIRLKLEYDKCERNCKIQKKNRNKCQYCRFQKCLFVGMSHNAIRFGRMPQSEKMKLKAEILTGERETENAQLADQKTLAKQIYEAYLKNFNMNKSKARVILTGKASTPPFVIHDMDTLRLAEKTLVAKMVGNNGIQNKEVEVRIFHCCQCTSVETVTELTEFAKSVPGFVGLDLNDQVTLLKYGVYEAMFAMLASSMNKDGLLVAYGNGFITREFLKSLRKPFSDMMEPKFEFAMKFNALELDDSDLALFVAAIICCGDRPGLVNVGHIEKMQERIVQVLRLHLQSNHPDDAFLFPKLLQKLADLRQLVTEHAQLVQEIKKTEDTSLHPLLQEIYRDMY, from the exons ATGGTAGACATGCAGAGCCAATacagccccccctcccccctgggCGAGCCGGTCCTGGGCAGTCCTCTGTGCAGCGACTTCATGCAGGGTGTGGAGGACCTCCAGGACATCTCGCAGTCCATCGAGGACGATGCCCTGAGCTCCTTCGACGTGCCGGAATGCCAGTCCTCAGGAAACGGCTCGGGGTCTGAGAGCTCCACCGGTCTAG ATGTGCTGACACCCGCCTCCAGCCCCTCCTCGGGGGTTTTCGGGGCTGTGGCGGGCCAGGACGAGCTCTCCTCCTCCGCCCTCAACCTGGAGTGCCGGGTGTGTGGAGATCGGGCCTCTGGATATCATTACGGAGTTCATGCCTGCGAAGGCTGCAAG ggcttCTTCCGAAGGACGATCCGTCTGAAACTGGAATATGACAAATGTGAACGGAACTGTAAAATCCAGAAGAAGAACCGCAACAAGTGCCAATACTGCCGATTCCAGAAGTGCCTGTTCGTGGGAATGTCTCACAACG CCATCCGGTTTGGGAGGATGCCGCAGTCCGAGAAGATGAAGCTCAAGGCGGAGATTCTGACGGGGGAACGGGAGACGGAGAACGCCCAGCTAGCCGACCAGAAGACCCTCGCCAAGCAGATCTACGAGGCCTACCTGAAGAACTTCAACATGAACAAGTCGAAGGCGAGAGTCATTCTGACTGGCAAGGCCAGTACGCCG CCCTTCGTGATTCACGACATGGACACCCTCCGGCTGGCGGAGAAGACTCTGGTGGCCAAGATGGTGGGCAACAACGGCATCCAGAACAAGGAGGTGGAGGTGCGCATCTTCCActgctgccagtgcacctctgtGGAGACCGTGACGGAGCTCACCGAGTTCGCCAAGTCCGTGCCCGGGTTCGTGGGCCTGGACCTCAACGACCAGGTCACCCTGCTCAAGTACGGGGTCTACGAGGCCATGTTCGCCATGCTGGCCTCCAGCATGAACAAGGACGGCCTGCTGGTTGCCTACGGCAATGGCTTCATCACGCGCGAGTTCCTGAAGAGCCTGCGCAAGCCCTTCAGCGACATGATGGAGCCCAAGTTCGAGTTTGCCATGAAGTTCAACGCACTGGAGCTGGATGACAGCGACCTGGCGCTCTTTGTTGCTGCTATTATCTGCTGTGGAG ACCGGCCTGGCCTGGTGAACGTGGGCCACATCGAGAAGATGCAGGAGAGGATCGTGCAGGTGCTCCGCCTCCACCTGCAGTCCAACCACCCCGACGACGCCTTCCTTTTCCCCAAGCTGCTGCAGAAGCTGGCCGACCTCCGGCAGCTGGTGACCGAGCACGCCCAGCTCGTCCAGGAGATCAAGAAGACCGAGGACACCTCGCTGCACCCGCTGCTGCAGGAGATCTACAGGGACATGTACtga